Proteins encoded by one window of Haladaptatus sp. ZSTT2:
- a CDS encoding DEAD/DEAH box helicase, with translation MVSSGFIRRESRKTEGEDGERTEQFVSLWPTGSAWLDAELDFADFIWQSLKRGWVLEANAPEKIEAIERVLHALIHAEKPLGKSDIEYTLREDYNYSFNKLGVRGYPELLVLLGAIEKDDSTAKYTPTEAAETYLNKFRQADLFRIYERWIRREGATGDLPKSSVKRDMMKYYMYRESGGMGKQTAWLKPFWREFLSADAREGNTVRPQLQRSADYMEARTNRKDLRREIKQIHGIESQLLSGLSTDVLKRIRDAPDPTEANRIRVSAGSGVSRADLETLVDAGRDPYTFPDSFELFDWQVEAVYQWFANSRTPPTRGIAQVVTGAGKTVMALGAIREWLVSTEDGVVTIIVPTKVLMDQWLTELITKLNVPVEDLGWAGDGTRDGFEKGRRIVVSIVNTAVNEDYLAESLKSVGDPPHLLIADECHRYTGDVFSNIFSYHRTASLGLSATPTSNIGIVEKDCSEQYSPADELLISELGDIYYNLTYDEALKRGLIPPFEVNYVGFELTDRERRLYDQYTKKISNAINEIDMLYGDRLYQLNGNFHQKLQTLMNSADGPTPAIADFFEFTQERRDLVADSIYRQSITLKLLRNAVESGKKSIVFQEHIAQLEQLVAPHERRDRNPRTGKLTEGASGRQEQYELYEDLKQVDLAIEELFSESKFWPAMYHSGHSRDAWNDYAMEWFRADGFANVMLSVKALVEGVDVPSADVGIIRVSNSSLRQRIQTFGRVLRTGSDEGKTSQLYVLYARDTIDERLFKEYDWDEQLANAEVHHYYWDAGDSMLEGELVLTDDPLPTSDDFEVTIPDPTELEMGDPYPGPREGYQFSVDAQGRPFKERQNRREFITNPEIVSVAEFVLEQKGGGTIIINEANHMLTVTQGGPVFLGVTEGPDSFEFEEQSGSLTDDAPTELDFF, from the coding sequence ATGGTAAGCTCAGGGTTCATCAGAAGAGAATCCCGAAAAACCGAAGGAGAAGACGGTGAACGAACTGAGCAATTCGTCTCGCTTTGGCCGACTGGATCTGCGTGGTTAGACGCTGAGCTTGACTTTGCGGATTTTATCTGGCAGTCACTGAAACGAGGGTGGGTCCTCGAAGCAAATGCGCCTGAAAAGATTGAGGCTATCGAACGGGTGCTTCATGCACTGATCCACGCCGAGAAACCATTAGGAAAATCAGATATCGAATACACGCTCCGTGAGGACTACAATTATTCCTTCAACAAGCTGGGTGTGCGAGGGTATCCTGAGTTGCTTGTTCTCCTTGGTGCAATAGAGAAGGATGATTCGACTGCCAAATACACTCCCACTGAAGCGGCTGAGACCTATCTCAACAAGTTCAGACAGGCAGACTTGTTCCGGATTTATGAACGCTGGATTCGGCGTGAAGGGGCAACAGGCGACCTCCCTAAGAGCTCGGTGAAACGTGACATGATGAAATACTACATGTACCGCGAGTCAGGTGGGATGGGAAAGCAGACAGCCTGGCTCAAACCCTTCTGGCGAGAATTTCTCTCAGCAGATGCACGGGAGGGCAATACAGTCCGACCTCAGCTCCAGCGCTCAGCTGATTATATGGAAGCCCGGACCAATCGTAAGGATCTCAGACGAGAGATAAAGCAGATCCATGGGATTGAAAGTCAGCTATTGAGTGGACTTTCAACAGACGTTCTGAAGCGAATTCGGGATGCCCCTGACCCAACTGAAGCGAACCGTATTAGAGTCTCCGCCGGGTCTGGGGTATCCCGTGCAGACCTTGAGACGCTTGTTGACGCTGGACGAGACCCTTACACGTTCCCTGATTCGTTCGAGTTGTTCGACTGGCAGGTTGAAGCAGTCTACCAGTGGTTCGCGAATTCGCGAACGCCGCCAACTCGGGGAATTGCGCAAGTTGTGACCGGGGCTGGAAAAACAGTCATGGCACTCGGAGCAATACGGGAGTGGTTAGTCTCTACTGAGGATGGCGTTGTGACGATAATTGTTCCGACGAAAGTATTGATGGACCAATGGCTCACAGAGCTCATTACGAAGCTCAATGTGCCAGTCGAGGACTTAGGGTGGGCCGGCGATGGAACTCGCGATGGATTCGAGAAGGGCCGCCGAATTGTTGTCAGTATCGTCAATACGGCAGTCAATGAAGACTACCTTGCAGAGTCGCTGAAGTCGGTGGGGGATCCCCCACATCTCTTGATCGCAGACGAATGTCATCGGTATACCGGTGATGTTTTCTCTAACATCTTTTCGTATCACCGAACTGCTTCGCTTGGCCTCTCGGCGACTCCAACATCAAATATTGGAATTGTCGAAAAAGATTGCTCTGAACAGTACTCTCCGGCGGATGAGCTGCTCATCAGTGAACTGGGAGACATCTACTATAATCTCACGTATGATGAAGCACTCAAACGGGGGCTGATTCCACCGTTCGAGGTGAATTATGTTGGGTTTGAACTTACCGACCGTGAGCGCCGGTTATACGACCAGTACACGAAGAAGATCTCGAATGCAATCAACGAGATCGACATGCTGTACGGAGATCGCCTCTACCAATTGAATGGAAATTTCCACCAGAAGCTCCAGACCTTGATGAACAGTGCTGATGGTCCAACGCCTGCTATTGCCGACTTCTTCGAATTCACTCAAGAGCGTCGGGACCTTGTTGCAGATTCTATCTACCGCCAATCGATTACGCTGAAATTGCTTCGAAATGCGGTCGAGTCCGGGAAGAAATCGATCGTGTTCCAAGAGCATATCGCGCAGTTAGAGCAATTGGTTGCGCCTCATGAGCGGCGAGACAGGAATCCTCGAACTGGAAAGCTAACTGAGGGGGCATCCGGTCGGCAAGAACAGTATGAGTTGTATGAAGACTTGAAACAGGTGGACTTAGCGATTGAAGAGCTGTTTAGCGAGTCTAAATTTTGGCCTGCAATGTATCACTCAGGTCATTCTCGAGATGCCTGGAACGATTATGCGATGGAGTGGTTCCGTGCAGACGGATTTGCAAACGTAATGCTCAGTGTCAAAGCTCTCGTCGAGGGAGTCGACGTCCCAAGTGCTGATGTGGGCATTATTCGGGTTTCGAACAGCAGCTTACGCCAGCGAATCCAAACGTTTGGCCGTGTGCTCCGTACAGGATCTGATGAGGGAAAGACGTCTCAATTGTACGTGCTCTATGCCCGTGATACCATAGATGAGCGGCTTTTCAAGGAGTATGACTGGGATGAACAGCTTGCGAACGCAGAAGTTCATCACTACTATTGGGATGCTGGAGACTCCATGTTGGAAGGAGAACTTGTTCTGACTGATGACCCACTGCCAACAAGCGATGACTTCGAGGTAACAATTCCAGACCCTACAGAGCTAGAGATGGGCGACCCCTATCCAGGGCCGCGTGAAGGTTATCAGTTCAGCGTGGATGCGCAAGGCCGCCCGTTCAAAGAGCGGCAAAATCGCCGGGAGTTCATTACCAACCCGGAGATCGTTTCAGTTGCCGAATTCGTGTTAGAGCAGAAAGGTGGGGGGACAATAATCATCAACGAGGCGAATCATATGTTGACGGTGACACAAGGTGGACCAGTATTCTTAGGCGTAACGGAGGGACCAGATTCATTTGAATTCGAAGAGCAAAGCGGGAGTCTAACCGATGATGCACCCACGGAGCTCGACTTCTTCTAA